One stretch of Aquimarina sp. Aq107 DNA includes these proteins:
- the yaaA gene encoding peroxide stress protein YaaA — MKIVVSPAKSLDFETPLPTKKYTEPLFLAEAEKLNSVLQKKTPKKLSDLMSISDNLAQLNWQRNQDWNIPFTSDNARPAVYAFKGDVYVGLDGYSIPEDKLDVLQDKLRILSGLYGILKPLDLMQPYRLEMGTKLKVGRKNNLYEFWKKQVTEQINSELQDDELFVNLASNEYFSVIDKKALKVPIITPQFKDWKGDKLKMISFFAKKARGMMVRYIIDTGAETIEELKGFNYDGYSFSEEYTTKENELVFVR, encoded by the coding sequence ATGAAAATTGTAGTATCTCCAGCAAAATCTTTAGATTTTGAAACGCCTTTACCAACTAAAAAATATACAGAGCCATTATTTTTAGCTGAAGCTGAAAAGTTAAATTCTGTTCTTCAGAAGAAAACACCTAAGAAATTGTCTGATCTGATGAGTATTAGTGATAATTTAGCTCAATTAAATTGGCAGCGTAATCAAGATTGGAATATTCCTTTTACTTCGGATAATGCCAGGCCAGCTGTGTATGCATTTAAAGGCGATGTTTATGTAGGGTTAGATGGTTATAGTATTCCAGAAGATAAATTAGATGTTCTACAAGATAAATTAAGAATACTTTCTGGCTTATATGGAATTCTAAAGCCATTAGATTTAATGCAACCATATCGATTAGAAATGGGTACTAAACTTAAGGTAGGGCGTAAAAATAATTTATACGAGTTTTGGAAAAAACAAGTAACCGAACAAATTAATTCGGAGCTACAGGACGATGAGTTGTTTGTGAACTTAGCAAGTAATGAATATTTCAGTGTGATTGACAAGAAGGCATTAAAGGTGCCTATTATTACCCCACAGTTTAAAGATTGGAAAGGAGATAAATTAAAGATGATTAGTTTCTTCGCGAAAAAAGCCCGTGGTATGATGGTACGTTATATAATTGATACAGGAGCAGAAACCATAGAAGAATTAAAAGGATTTAATTATGATGGGTATAGCTTTAGTGAAGAGTATACAACAAAAGAAAATGAGCTAGTTTTTGTGAGATAA
- a CDS encoding TRAP transporter small permease subunit yields the protein MQKIISFLDRIGEKTGALVSWVAVFLAVVIGLDVIIRYVFQFTFIWMIETEIYLFGILFLVGSGYTFKHGKHVRVDVFYTNFSEKRKAWIDLLGGAFLLIPWCYVVIVSSWYYGLSSFMIQESSPQAGGLPALYVLKFCITLGFVFLLIQGISQMLKSIHIIIFNKDN from the coding sequence ATGCAAAAAATCATAAGTTTTCTTGATCGAATTGGCGAAAAAACAGGCGCTTTAGTAAGCTGGGTTGCTGTTTTTTTAGCAGTTGTAATTGGTTTGGATGTTATCATAAGGTATGTGTTCCAATTTACATTTATCTGGATGATCGAAACGGAGATCTATTTATTTGGTATTCTATTTTTGGTAGGTTCTGGATACACTTTTAAACACGGAAAACATGTACGAGTAGATGTTTTTTACACTAATTTTTCTGAAAAAAGAAAAGCTTGGATCGATTTGCTGGGAGGAGCTTTTTTATTAATTCCATGGTGTTATGTAGTAATCGTTTCTTCTTGGTACTATGGCTTGTCATCATTTATGATACAAGAATCTTCTCCACAAGCGGGAGGGTTGCCAGCACTTTATGTACTTAAATTTTGTATTACACTGGGATTTGTGTTTTTGCTTATACAAGGCATTTCTCAGATGCTAAAATCAATTCATATAATAATTTTTAATAAAGATAATTAA
- a CDS encoding TRAP transporter large permease subunit codes for MEFLAIVLFVIIFILILKGYPVAFTLGGISVAFAFGISIFAPEYFTMSTFYLLPSRIMGVVNNYVLMAVPLFIFMGIMLEKSGLAQSLLETMAMMFGRVRGGLAISVVIVGALLAASTGIVGATVVTMGLISLPTMLKRGYKTELAVGVIASSGTLGQIIPPSIVLVLLADTINSSSRGAASVDVGALFSAALLPGLILVGLYILYILLKSFFHKKDAPSIPAEEIAAFRGSNFTSKIIKVLLLPVLLIVIVLGSIFTGVASPTEASAIGALGATFLTIIQKKFSLKILKEVAQETTRLTSMVFFILLGATTFTLVFRTLGGDRYLQELIMSSQLTPMMFLLLVMVVIFVAGFFIDFIEIVFIIVPVVTPIFNAFDMNMLWVGILMALNLQTSFLTPPFGFALFYLKGVAPETVRTSQIYRGIIPFIIIQLIIVSLVMFFPEIIFNGD; via the coding sequence ATGGAGTTTTTAGCAATTGTTCTATTCGTAATTATCTTTATTTTAATTTTGAAAGGATATCCTGTTGCCTTTACTTTGGGTGGGATTTCTGTGGCTTTTGCTTTTGGTATATCGATTTTTGCTCCAGAGTATTTTACAATGTCTACATTTTATTTATTGCCTTCTCGGATTATGGGAGTTGTAAATAATTATGTTTTAATGGCAGTTCCATTGTTTATTTTTATGGGGATTATGCTAGAGAAATCCGGACTTGCTCAAAGTTTATTAGAAACTATGGCAATGATGTTTGGTCGTGTAAGAGGAGGTTTAGCAATCTCTGTAGTTATTGTAGGTGCTTTATTAGCTGCTTCTACAGGTATTGTAGGAGCTACCGTAGTGACAATGGGATTAATTAGTTTGCCTACAATGCTAAAAAGAGGTTATAAAACTGAACTTGCGGTTGGAGTAATTGCATCCTCTGGAACTTTAGGGCAAATTATTCCTCCTTCTATAGTTTTGGTATTATTGGCTGATACTATCAATAGTTCATCAAGAGGAGCAGCTTCAGTAGATGTGGGCGCATTATTTTCTGCAGCTCTACTGCCCGGTTTAATTTTAGTTGGTTTATATATATTATATATATTACTAAAGTCATTTTTTCATAAAAAAGATGCCCCGAGTATACCAGCTGAAGAAATCGCAGCATTTCGCGGAAGTAATTTTACTTCTAAAATCATTAAAGTTTTATTACTACCAGTGCTGTTAATTGTAATCGTATTGGGTTCCATTTTTACAGGTGTTGCTTCTCCTACCGAAGCTTCAGCAATAGGAGCATTAGGAGCAACTTTTTTAACCATTATTCAGAAAAAGTTTTCGCTTAAAATACTTAAAGAAGTTGCGCAGGAGACAACTCGTTTAACATCTATGGTGTTTTTTATATTGTTAGGCGCAACTACATTTACATTGGTCTTTAGAACATTAGGTGGAGATAGATATCTTCAAGAATTGATTATGTCATCTCAACTGACTCCAATGATGTTTTTGTTGTTAGTAATGGTTGTGATTTTTGTAGCAGGATTTTTTATAGATTTTATAGAGATTGTATTTATAATAGTGCCTGTTGTAACCCCAATTTTTAATGCTTTTGATATGAATATGCTTTGGGTCGGAATTTTAATGGCATTGAATTTACAAACTTCGTTTCTTACTCCGCCATTCGGTTTTGCTTTATTTTATCTAAAAGGTGTTGCACCAGAAACCGTCAGAACCAGTCAAATATATCGAGGTATTATACCTTTTATAATAATTCAACTTATCATTGTAAGTTTAGTAATGTTTTTTCCCGAGATTATTTTTAACGGAGACTAA
- a CDS encoding TRAP transporter substrate-binding protein gives MNLNSVKRTRVIRGFILTVMTTLVLSCLGEPPASMSNPASYDIAKPNKVFHWKMTTTWPPNFPVVGEVAEKYAKWVDELSNGQIKIKVYGGGELVPPLEAFDAVSQGTIEMGCGAAYYWAGKTPAAQFFAAVPFGMNSQQITSWLEVGGGYELWKKTYAKFNLVPYMGGNTGVQMGGWFNREINSIEDFKGLKMRLPGIGGKVLEKAGGAAVLVAGSEIYTSLERGVIDATEWIGPYHDYKMGFHKISKYYYTPGWHETGSQLEFFVNKNLHDGLPPHLQAVLQAAAKRAQVWVLSEFDKQNGIYLDKLVNEEGVEIREFSKETLDALRGFTDEAIEEMIGDDPLSREVYESYSGFQKRISKWSEVTEKAYYNKIQK, from the coding sequence ATGAATTTAAATTCAGTAAAAAGAACACGAGTTATTAGAGGTTTTATACTAACTGTAATGACAACTTTAGTTCTGTCTTGTTTGGGTGAACCACCTGCTAGTATGAGTAACCCTGCATCATATGATATAGCGAAACCGAATAAAGTGTTTCATTGGAAAATGACTACAACTTGGCCTCCTAATTTTCCTGTTGTGGGAGAAGTAGCAGAGAAGTATGCTAAGTGGGTAGATGAGCTTTCTAATGGTCAGATTAAAATTAAAGTATATGGAGGTGGAGAATTAGTACCTCCTTTAGAAGCTTTTGATGCAGTTTCTCAGGGAACCATTGAGATGGGCTGTGGAGCAGCATATTATTGGGCAGGTAAAACTCCTGCTGCACAATTTTTTGCAGCAGTTCCTTTTGGGATGAATAGTCAGCAAATAACATCTTGGTTAGAGGTAGGAGGAGGTTACGAACTTTGGAAGAAAACCTATGCGAAATTTAACCTAGTGCCTTATATGGGAGGGAATACTGGAGTCCAAATGGGTGGATGGTTTAATCGTGAGATTAACTCTATAGAAGATTTTAAAGGACTTAAAATGCGTCTACCAGGGATCGGAGGTAAAGTTCTCGAAAAAGCAGGAGGAGCTGCCGTTTTAGTAGCTGGTAGTGAAATTTATACCAGTTTAGAAAGGGGAGTTATTGATGCTACAGAATGGATTGGACCTTATCATGACTATAAAATGGGTTTTCATAAAATTTCAAAATATTATTATACACCAGGTTGGCATGAAACTGGTTCTCAATTGGAATTTTTTGTTAATAAAAATTTACACGATGGCTTACCACCTCATTTGCAAGCCGTATTACAAGCAGCTGCAAAACGAGCTCAGGTTTGGGTGTTGTCAGAGTTTGATAAACAAAATGGTATTTATTTAGATAAATTAGTTAATGAAGAAGGGGTAGAGATTAGAGAATTTTCAAAAGAAACTCTGGATGCTTTAAGAGGTTTTACTGATGAGGCTATAGAAGAGATGATAGGAGATGATCCATTATCAAGAGAAGTTTATGAAAGTTATTCTGGTTTTCAGAAAAGAATTTCTAAATGGTCTGAGGTTACTGAGAAAGCTTATTATAATAAGATCCAGAAGTAG
- a CDS encoding cold-shock protein translates to MNKGTVKFFNDSKGFGFITEEGSNKDHFVHISGLIDEVREGDEVEFELKEGKKGMNAVNVKVL, encoded by the coding sequence ATGAACAAAGGAACAGTAAAATTTTTTAATGACTCCAAAGGATTTGGATTCATCACAGAAGAAGGATCAAACAAAGACCATTTCGTACACATTTCAGGCTTAATCGACGAAGTTCGTGAAGGTGACGAAGTAGAGTTTGAACTTAAAGAAGGTAAAAAAGGAATGAACGCGGTAAACGTGAAAGTATTATAA